From a single Methylosinus sp. H3A genomic region:
- a CDS encoding dicarboxylate/amino acid:cation symporter, giving the protein MTTTTASNEKPARKPLYRLLYVQVLAAIVIGALLGVFAPDIAVSPWMEAMGKGFVNLIKMVIAPIIFCTIVSGIAHLESAAKVGRVGVKALVYFELVSTIALALGLLVGNLLRPGEGFSGKADAAAVAKYLEPTAQRSSVEFVLGVIPDSVIGAFARGDILQVLLFSILFGFALMALGERGRALRGVIDEAGHAMFGVIAIVMKAAPLGAFGAMGYTVGKYGSQSLLSLAWLVGSFYITSILFVVVALGLVAHLVGFSIFRFLAYIRDELLIVLGTSSSESALPQLMEKLERLGCSKSVVGLVVPTGYSFNLDGTNIYMTLTSLFIAQALGVELSAGQQFVILSVAMLTSKGASGVTGAGFITLGATLSSIDPRLAPGMAIVIGVDKFMSECRALTNICGNGVAAIVVAWWEGELDHDKLAAGLSRRIDPSDVETAVTTE; this is encoded by the coding sequence TTGACGACCACGACCGCATCGAACGAGAAGCCGGCGCGCAAGCCGCTCTACCGCCTGCTCTATGTCCAAGTTCTCGCCGCCATCGTCATCGGGGCGCTTCTCGGCGTCTTCGCGCCCGACATCGCCGTCAGCCCCTGGATGGAGGCGATGGGCAAGGGCTTCGTCAATCTCATCAAAATGGTGATCGCGCCGATCATCTTCTGCACCATCGTCTCCGGCATCGCCCATCTCGAGAGCGCCGCCAAGGTCGGGCGCGTCGGCGTCAAGGCGCTCGTCTATTTCGAACTCGTCTCGACCATAGCTCTGGCGCTCGGTCTTCTCGTCGGCAATCTGCTGCGGCCCGGCGAAGGCTTTTCGGGCAAGGCGGACGCCGCCGCCGTCGCCAAATATCTCGAGCCGACCGCGCAGCGCAGCTCGGTCGAATTCGTGCTCGGCGTCATTCCCGACAGCGTCATCGGCGCCTTCGCCAGAGGCGATATTCTGCAAGTGCTGCTGTTCTCCATCCTCTTCGGCTTCGCGCTGATGGCTCTGGGCGAGCGGGGCAGGGCGCTGCGCGGCGTCATCGACGAGGCCGGCCACGCCATGTTCGGCGTCATCGCGATCGTGATGAAGGCGGCGCCGCTCGGCGCTTTCGGCGCTATGGGCTATACGGTCGGCAAATATGGCTCGCAGTCGCTGCTGAGCCTCGCCTGGCTGGTCGGCTCCTTCTATATCACCTCCATTTTGTTCGTCGTCGTCGCGCTCGGACTCGTCGCTCATCTCGTCGGCTTCAGCATTTTCCGCTTCCTCGCCTATATTCGCGACGAATTGCTGATCGTGCTCGGCACCTCCTCGTCGGAGAGCGCGCTGCCGCAGCTCATGGAGAAGCTCGAGCGCTTGGGCTGCTCGAAATCGGTCGTCGGTCTCGTCGTGCCGACCGGCTATTCCTTCAATCTCGACGGCACCAATATCTATATGACGCTGACGAGCCTGTTCATCGCTCAGGCGCTCGGCGTCGAGCTCTCGGCGGGGCAGCAATTCGTCATTCTCTCCGTGGCGATGTTGACGTCCAAGGGCGCCTCTGGCGTGACGGGGGCGGGCTTCATCACTCTGGGCGCGACTCTCTCCTCCATCGACCCGCGTCTCGCGCCGGGCATGGCGATCGTCATCGGCGTCGACAAATTCATGAGCGAATGCCGTGCGCTCACCAATATTTGCGGCAATGGCGTCGCGGCCATCGTCGTCGCCTGGTGGGAGGGCGAGCTCGATCATGACAAGCTCGCCGCCGGCCTCTCGCGCCGCATCGACCCCAGCGATGTGGAAACCGCGGTCACGACGGAATGA
- the ssb gene encoding single-stranded DNA-binding protein, whose amino-acid sequence MAGSVNKVILVGNLGRDPEVRTLPSGDRIVSFSVATTESWRDRNSGERKDRTEWHNVSIFNENLGKIAEQYCRKGSKIYLEGQLQTREYTDKDGNQRKATEVVLQRFRGELTLLDSKGGGRGEGDYEGGGGSYQSSGGGGSSFGRSSPMERPPAERSPAPAGGGRLSEQLDDDIPF is encoded by the coding sequence ATGGCGGGCAGCGTCAACAAGGTCATCCTGGTGGGCAATCTGGGCCGCGACCCGGAAGTGCGCACACTGCCTTCGGGCGACCGCATCGTCTCTTTCTCCGTGGCGACGACGGAGTCCTGGCGCGATCGCAACAGCGGCGAGCGCAAGGACCGCACGGAATGGCACAATGTGTCGATCTTCAACGAGAATTTGGGGAAGATCGCCGAGCAATATTGCCGCAAGGGTTCCAAGATCTATCTCGAGGGCCAGCTGCAGACGCGCGAATATACCGACAAGGACGGCAATCAGCGCAAGGCGACCGAAGTCGTGCTGCAGCGCTTCCGCGGCGAGCTGACGCTGCTCGACAGCAAGGGCGGCGGCCGCGGCGAGGGCGATTACGAGGGCGGCGGGGGCTCCTATCAGTCCAGCGGCGGCGGCGGCTCCAGCTTCGGCCGCTCCTCGCCGATGGAGCGCCCGCCCGCGGAGCGCTCCCCCGCGCCGGCCGGCGGCGGACGCCTGTCGGAGCAGCTCGACGACGACATTCCGTTCTGA
- a CDS encoding energy transducer TonB, giving the protein MIFRKFQQATLFAAACCIAFAPTGAAARSVKDGAVAASPRRATSQRDRDSYPERVARVIQARIIQIGTWPGEGGRVSVKYRIRPDGRIENVQIVSSPSDRLAEETYRLLTGLRVPRPPSRDGATAHQNVNFDEPPPMR; this is encoded by the coding sequence ATGATTTTCAGGAAATTTCAGCAGGCGACGCTTTTCGCCGCCGCATGTTGCATTGCTTTTGCGCCCACGGGCGCCGCCGCCCGCAGCGTCAAAGATGGCGCCGTCGCTGCGAGCCCGCGCCGAGCGACGTCGCAGCGCGATCGCGACTCCTATCCAGAGCGCGTGGCGAGGGTGATACAGGCGCGGATCATCCAGATCGGGACGTGGCCGGGCGAAGGCGGCAGGGTGAGCGTCAAATATCGCATCCGGCCCGATGGGCGCATCGAAAATGTGCAGATCGTCTCCTCGCCGAGCGATCGTCTGGCGGAAGAAACCTACCGCTTGCTGACGGGATTGCGAGTGCCGCGGCCTCCGAGCCGAGACGGGGCGACCGCACACCAGAACGTCAATTTCGACGAGCCGCCCCCGATGCGCTGA